In Nocardia terpenica, the genomic window GTCGCCGTGCGAGCCGACGACGACGTCGACGCGGGCCCGGACCGTCTCGGGAAGCCTCCCCGGATCGCGCACGATGACGCGCAATTCCTCACCGCGAGTGGGGCTTTCGTCGAGCAGGAGGTGTAGCAGTCGGCCACCGATATTGCCGGTGGGGGTGGTGATGACGATCATGCTTCGAGTCTCGGGGCCGCCGCTCGCGGCGTCCAATACCCTCTGCGCCAATTGATACCCTGAGGGCATGGATCTGGATCTGCGCAAGCTCCGCTACTTCGTCACGGTGGCCGAGCGGCGGCACTTCGGCCGGGCGGCGGAGCAGCTCTATATCGCCCAGCCGGTGCTCAGCCGTCAGATCAGGGCCTTCGAACAGGAACTGGACTGCACCCTGTTCGTGCGGACCACCCGCAGCGTGGAGCTGACCGACGCGGGCAGGCAGCTCTACGCGGAGGCGCAGGGCATCCTCGCGGGCGTCGACGCGGTGGTGCGGCGCGTGCACGATGTCGATCGCGGCGTCCAGCGGCTCGTGATCGCCTTCTCGCCCGGATTGCATGTGTCGGAGGCGGTTCGGGCGTTCACCGCGCGTCATCCGGACGTCGAGACCGACCTCGTTCCCGCGCAGTGGTGGGAGCGGGACGCGCCGCTGCGCGACGGTCGAGCCCAGATCGGTTATCTGCGAAGGTCGTTCGACGAATCCGGGTTGCGTATCATCCCCATCGGCCACGAGCCCAAGGTCGCCTGCCTGCCCGCGTCACACCCGCTGGCGTCCCGGCGGCGGCTCAGCCGCGCCGATCTCGACGACGAGCAATTTCTCGAGAACTCGCTGCGGCGGAGGTCGTCGCTGGAGGAGAAGTTCGAGCTCATCGCCTCCGGGCACGGCATCGTCCTGGTCCCGCTGAGCGTGGTGCGGTCCTATTCCCGCCCCGACCTCGTCTACCTCCCCGTCACCGACGCTCCGGTGGTCGAGACCTGCCTCGCCGTCGCCGCCGACCGGCACGAGAAGCCGGTGCGCGACTTCCTCGAGATCGCCACCGCGACACTGCGGCGCTCGTGACCGCGGCGATTCTCTATCCGTGTGATCCGCTGCGTCCGCGGCGGGTCGACCCGCATTTCGCGGCCGAGGCGGATTCGGCGAGGGAACTCGGGTCCACGGTCGCGCTCGTCGACCATGATGCGTTGCTGGCCGGTGATGCCGAGGCTGCCGTGCGCATGGTTCCCGACGGGCTGGGGGCTGCCTGGTATCGGGGTTGGATGATCCCCTCGGAGCGGTACGTCGATTTCGAGGCGGCGGCCGCCGCGCGCCGGTGTCGTTTGTCGACATCGGCGGCGTCCTATCGGCTCGCACACGAATTGCCCGGCTGGTATTCGCATTTCGCCGCCCTCACCCCGGCCAGCGCATGGCTGGCCGCCGAACCCGGTGTGGTTCCCGGCATTTCGGAGCTGGCGGCGTCGGCCGCCGCGCTGGGCGGGGGCCCGGGAATCGTGAAGGACTACGTCAAGTCTCGCAAGCACGACTGGGAAGAGGCGTGTTTCGTTCCCGACCTCGCGGATATCGCGGCCTTGCATCGGATCGTGTCCCGTTTCGTCGAGTTGCAGCAGGAGTGGCTGGCGGGTGGGATCGTGCTGCGGAATTTCGAATCCTTCGAACCGATCGGGGAGGCTCGCATCTGGTGGGTGGACGGTCGGCCGGTGTTGATCGGCCCGCATCCGGACACACCCGATAAACACGTGCGGCCGGATCTGAGTGGACTGCCGGAAAGGGTTCGCGCCCTCGGGCCGGGCTCCCGTTTCGTCACCACCGATATCGCCCTCCGCGTCGACGGCGTGTGGCGGGTCGTGGAGGTCGGCGACGGGCAGGTATCCGACCTGCCCGCGGGCGCCGACCCACGACCACTTCTCGAGGCCCTGATAGCCGCGCGGTCAGCGGATGCGGTGGCGGCGGAATTCGAGGACGGTGGCAACCGCGTATCCGCCGCCACCGGCGATGGCGAGAATTCCGAAGAAGGCGGGTGTGCCGAAAAAGAGTGCGACGGTGGAGATCAGCGCGAGCCAGATGCCGACGGCGTAGTGCAGGACATTGCGGCGCGCGGCGCCTTCGGCGAGATATATCAGGCCGACGACGAGACCGGAACCGGCAGGCCAGAGTACGGCTTGCAGGCCGGGCGCGGCCAGCGTGGACGAGAGTCCGGTGATGGCCAGGAACAGGGCGGTGAAGCCCACGGCCCAGGACAGGCCGAGGAGTCGTCCGCTGAGGACATCCGATCTCCCGGCGCCGCGCTGGGCGCGCAGGGCGGCGACGGTGGCGCACACGGTGCCGATGGCGAACCCGATGCCGAGCAGGGTCACCGGTAGCCACCCGGGCAGGCCGACCAGCGGGCCGTCGCCTCGGGACAGCGCGGCGGCACCGTGCCCGAGGAGGTAGGCGAGTCCGAAGCTGATATAGGTGGCCCGGCTGTCGACATCACCGCCGCGGGTGACGGCGGGCGGGGCGAACACGGGGGCGAGTGCGGTGGTCATGACGTCTCCGAGATACGGGTGTGGATAGCGAGGTGGATTCATGACCGGGGCGCGTCCGGCACGATGACGACCTTTCCTGCGACAGTGCGCGATTCCGCCAGTGCCAGTGCCGAACTCGCCTCGGAGAGTGGGAATTCCGCGGCGATCCGCGGGGTCAGCACGCCGTCGGCCAGCAGCCGCAGCACCTGGGTGAGGTCCTCGCGCAGCCGGCGGCGGAAGGTGTCGAGGCGACGCTGCCCGCCCCAGAGGTTGTAGAACTGCGCACTCTTGCCGTTGGGCAGGTAATTCCACAGCATCAGCCGCGGAAACA contains:
- a CDS encoding LysR family transcriptional regulator — translated: MDLDLRKLRYFVTVAERRHFGRAAEQLYIAQPVLSRQIRAFEQELDCTLFVRTTRSVELTDAGRQLYAEAQGILAGVDAVVRRVHDVDRGVQRLVIAFSPGLHVSEAVRAFTARHPDVETDLVPAQWWERDAPLRDGRAQIGYLRRSFDESGLRIIPIGHEPKVACLPASHPLASRRRLSRADLDDEQFLENSLRRRSSLEEKFELIASGHGIVLVPLSVVRSYSRPDLVYLPVTDAPVVETCLAVAADRHEKPVRDFLEIATATLRRS
- a CDS encoding ATP-grasp domain-containing protein; the encoded protein is MTAAILYPCDPLRPRRVDPHFAAEADSARELGSTVALVDHDALLAGDAEAAVRMVPDGLGAAWYRGWMIPSERYVDFEAAAAARRCRLSTSAASYRLAHELPGWYSHFAALTPASAWLAAEPGVVPGISELAASAAALGGGPGIVKDYVKSRKHDWEEACFVPDLADIAALHRIVSRFVELQQEWLAGGIVLRNFESFEPIGEARIWWVDGRPVLIGPHPDTPDKHVRPDLSGLPERVRALGPGSRFVTTDIALRVDGVWRVVEVGDGQVSDLPAGADPRPLLEALIAARSADAVAAEFEDGGNRVSAATGDGENSEEGGCAEKECDGGDQREPDADGVVQDIAARGAFGEIYQADDETGTGRPEYGLQAGRGQRGRESGDGQEQGGEAHGPGQAEESSAEDIRSPGAALGAQGGDGGAHGADGEPDAEQGHR